The following coding sequences lie in one Heteronotia binoei isolate CCM8104 ecotype False Entrance Well chromosome 6, APGP_CSIRO_Hbin_v1, whole genome shotgun sequence genomic window:
- the LOC132573318 gene encoding cytochrome P450 26C1 — protein sequence MGWPFFGETLHWLVQGSSFHSSRRQRYGSVFKTHLLGKPVIRVSGAEHVRRILLSEHSLVDAQWPLSTQILLGPHTLLNARADTHRQRRKLLARVFSRSALESYLPGVQRLVRGEVGGWCRAAGAVAVYPATKALTFRVAARVLLGLRLEEQRFAELARAFEQLVENLFSLPLNLPFSGLRKGIKARDLLHQYMEKAILEKLQRKDAKADSDALDFIIDSTKEHGKELTMQELKESAIELIFAAFFTTASASTSLILLLLKHPWAIKKIQQELASHDLPRQCCCFITGRSPTSQQACRKTVSEQEVQHKDSEAPLPPRLGWKAGTDPRGEGRASPLPHMRPECDCQSSLTLEKMCRLRYLDCVIKEVLRLLPPVSGGYRTALQTFELDGYQIPKGWSVMYSIRDTHETASIYQSSPDTFDPERFWVPQEEGEEHKAAGSVRFHYIPFGGGVRNCIGKELAQVILKLLAIELVSTARWELATPHFPKMQTVPIVHPVDGLQLYFHPLKPGRESGEPNNADT from the exons ATGGGCTGGCCCTTCTTCGGCGAGACGCTGCACTGGCTGGTCCAG GGCTCCAGTTTCCACAGCTCCCGGCGGCAGAGATACGGCTCCGTGTTCAAGACTCACCTGCTGGGCAAGCCGGTGATCCGCGTGAGCGGCGCCGAGCACGTGCGGCGGATCCTGCTGAGCGAGCACAGCCTGGTGGACGCCCAgtggcccctcagcacccagatcCTTCTGGGCCCCCACACCCTCCTCAACGCCCGCGCCGACACCCACCGCCAGCGCCGCAAG CTCCTGGCGCGCGTCTTCAGCCGCTCGGCGCTGGAGAGCTACTTGCCGGGCGTGCAGCGGCTGGTGCGAGGGGAGGTGGGCGGCTGGTGCCGGGCGGCGGGGGCGGTGGCGGTCTACCCGGCCACCAAGGCCTTGACCTTCCGCGTAGCGGCTCGCGTCCTGCTGGGGCTCCGCCTGGAGGAGCAGCGCTTCGCTGAGCTGGCCCGCGCCTTCGAGCAGCTGGTGGAGAACCTCTTCTCGCTGCCCCTCAACCTCCCCTTCAGCGGCCTCAGGAAG GGAATTAAGGCCCGGGACCTGTTGCACCAGTACATGGAAAAGGCCATCCTAGAGAAACTGCAGCGGAAGGACGCAAAGGCTgatagtgatgctctggattTCATCATAGACAGCACCAAGGAGCACGGCAAAGAACTGACCATGCAGGAGCTGAAG GAGTCTGCAATCGAGCTGATATTTGCGGCTTTCTTCACGACGGCCAGTGCCAGCACTTCTCTGATTCTCCTTCTCCTTAAACACCCCTGGGCTATCAAAAAGATCCAGCAAGAGCTGGCATCCCATGACCTCCCCAGGCAGTGCTGTTGCTTCATCACGGGACGATCTCCAACAAGCCAACAGGCCTGCCGAAAGACAGTCAGTGAACAAGAGGTTCAACACAAGGACTCTGAGGCACCTCTTCCACCCAGGCTGGGATGGAAAGCAGGGACAGAcccaagaggggaggggagagcttcTCCCTTGCCTCACATGAGACCTGAGTGCGATTGCCAGTCTTCCCTGACCCTGGAGAAGATGTGCCGCTTGCGCTACCTGGACTGTGTTATCAAGGAAGTGCTCCGTTTGCTGCCCCCGGTGTCTGGAGGCTACAGGACAGCCCTGCAGACTTTTGAGTTGGAT GGCTACCAGATCCCCAAAGGATGGAGTGTTATGTACAGTATCCGGGACACACACGAGACTGCCAGCATCTATCAAAGTTCCCCAGATACATTTGATCCTGAGCGCTTTTGGGTACCCCAGGAAGAGGGTGAGGAACACAAAGCAGCTGGCTCTGTCCGCTTCCACTATATCCCCTTTGGCGGGGGAGTCCGGAACTGCATTGGCAAGGAACTGGCCCAGGTCATCCTCAAGCTGCTTGCCATTGAGCTGGTCAGCACGGCCCGCTGGGAGCTAGCCACCCCTCACTTCCCCAAGATGCAAACGGTGCCGATTGTGCACCCCGTGGATGGTCTGCAGCTCTATTTTCATCCCCTGAAGCCTGGGAGAGAAAGTGGTGAGCCCAACAATGCAGACACTTGA